Proteins encoded together in one Clostridiales bacterium window:
- a CDS encoding methyl-accepting chemotaxis protein, with amino-acid sequence MNNINLIHKRNCLIVKLLWCSLALGIAVDIANKIPKSTIIALIVTGTGICLLSTYLTATKKLILATMYIITLATGFFSYIIISASTGKTSFVNVLIVYYSLALTSLYNYYKPLILSFIMGICMINFSFFQFRNVMYNGITTKTLISLNLYFILIGGIIIAHSIIGQKLNEDLEKKRKESENSQSRLQGILDDIKIAVKSLNDFNKTFNDNINAAENISKEISTSFSQLATGVESEAKSVNDISVDMGNVEESVDTLSKVSGDMKQSAALSYSDSGRGEKELFSLSNQIDSLSNIINDTVSHINELNNEMGKIGEMLDVISNISSQTNLLALNASIEAARAGENGKGFAVVASEVLKLAESSGNAAKEIDNIIKSISSKTKEVTDKVNMGYSAIKTSQESKTKVSEVIQNVTKNSQKVNVKADEIENMVKNLKELSKNITDSLHDIAGFTEESSASFEEVLASVESQDEKIKNITESFKTALELTSNMSKLTK; translated from the coding sequence ATGAATAATATAAACTTAATACATAAAAGAAATTGTCTGATCGTAAAACTTTTGTGGTGTTCACTGGCCTTAGGCATTGCTGTGGATATAGCAAATAAAATACCAAAATCCACAATCATCGCCCTGATTGTTACCGGTACCGGCATATGTCTCCTTTCTACATATCTAACGGCAACAAAAAAACTTATACTTGCTACAATGTATATTATAACGTTGGCTACAGGATTTTTCTCTTATATCATTATCAGTGCGTCTACCGGGAAAACATCTTTTGTAAATGTCCTGATTGTGTATTACAGCCTTGCCCTTACATCTCTCTACAATTACTATAAACCGCTTATTTTATCTTTCATCATGGGTATTTGTATGATAAATTTCTCTTTTTTTCAGTTTAGAAATGTGATGTATAACGGCATAACTACTAAAACATTGATTTCTCTAAACCTTTACTTCATACTCATCGGCGGGATTATTATCGCCCATAGTATAATAGGTCAGAAGCTCAACGAAGATTTGGAAAAGAAAAGGAAAGAATCTGAGAATTCTCAAAGCAGGCTCCAAGGTATCCTGGACGATATAAAAATAGCGGTGAAATCTCTCAATGATTTCAATAAAACTTTTAATGACAATATAAATGCCGCGGAGAATATATCAAAGGAAATATCCACATCTTTCTCACAGCTTGCAACGGGAGTTGAATCGGAGGCCAAAAGTGTAAACGATATAAGCGTGGACATGGGAAATGTTGAAGAAAGCGTGGACACTCTTTCAAAAGTATCCGGCGATATGAAACAATCAGCAGCCTTATCTTACAGCGATTCAGGAAGAGGCGAAAAAGAACTTTTTTCATTGTCAAACCAGATAGATAGTTTAAGCAATATAATAAACGATACGGTCTCTCATATAAACGAACTAAATAATGAAATGGGCAAAATCGGGGAGATGCTTGATGTCATAAGCAATATTTCATCTCAAACCAACCTTTTGGCACTTAACGCATCGATTGAAGCTGCAAGAGCAGGAGAAAACGGAAAAGGATTTGCGGTTGTGGCAAGCGAAGTATTAAAACTTGCCGAGAGCTCAGGGAATGCGGCAAAAGAAATCGATAATATAATAAAAAGCATAAGCTCAAAGACAAAAGAGGTTACCGATAAAGTAAATATGGGTTATTCAGCCATAAAAACAAGTCAGGAATCTAAAACTAAAGTATCCGAAGTAATCCAGAATGTCACGAAAAACTCGCAAAAAGTTAATGTCAAAGCGGATGAGATTGAGAATATGGTAAAAAATCTAAAGGAATTATCAAAGAATATAACAGACAGCCTCCACGATATTGCAGGTTTTACAGAGGAGAGCAGCGCATCATTCGAAGAGGTACTTGCAAGTGTTGAATCACAGGATGAAAAGATTAAAAACATTACGGAGAGCTTTAAGACTGCACTGGAATTAACTTCAAATATGTCTAAATTAACGAAATAA
- a CDS encoding MATE family efflux transporter, with protein MHIREDVLKLTAPIVVEQVLTISLGVVNTILASNIGKEAVSAIGMVDAINNVFIAFFSSLAVGGTVVVAQYTGHNDIKDANKASGQAMSSSIIISLAVTLLMWVFRYPIINGLYSSAEQSVLSQSYIYFEITLLTYPLICITLTACGLLRGAGDTKTPMKVNIIMNIINIFLSYILIYGINIRFLNFRIPGLNVEGAALGIAFTRIVGSIMIMLVLLKGSKIIKLKGPHMLKVDLNMQKMIFNVGIPSGLESLVFNGGKLITQIFIVYMGTAAIAANYIANSITTLINIPGAALSIAATTLVGQNMGRGDPKNAEDLMVYLTKLSSACLLVVCFLSIPLTRAFCLLYTRSEDVLKMAVNITRQWDIVTPALWSIAFVLPAGLKGAGDATYTLVTSFIGMWIFRITLGYILGIPFKLGVAGIWIGMYVDWAVRGILYWARLKKGKWKNNVVIDIHA; from the coding sequence ATGCATATAAGGGAAGATGTACTTAAACTTACGGCGCCGATTGTGGTGGAGCAGGTACTCACAATATCGCTTGGCGTTGTAAACACCATATTGGCAAGTAACATAGGCAAAGAGGCCGTATCTGCAATAGGGATGGTTGATGCTATCAATAACGTTTTTATAGCATTTTTTTCATCTCTTGCTGTAGGAGGGACTGTAGTCGTAGCGCAGTATACGGGGCATAATGACATAAAAGACGCAAATAAAGCGTCAGGACAAGCCATGTCATCTTCCATAATAATATCTCTCGCTGTAACGTTATTGATGTGGGTATTTCGCTATCCTATAATAAATGGATTATATAGTTCGGCTGAACAGTCTGTCCTAAGCCAGTCTTATATATATTTTGAAATTACGCTTTTAACATATCCGCTTATATGTATAACACTTACTGCATGTGGATTGCTTCGGGGTGCCGGCGATACAAAGACTCCTATGAAAGTAAATATAATAATGAATATAATAAATATATTCCTGAGCTATATACTCATATACGGAATAAATATACGATTTTTGAATTTCCGTATTCCCGGACTTAATGTGGAAGGTGCGGCGCTTGGTATCGCATTTACAAGAATTGTAGGTAGCATAATGATAATGCTTGTGCTTTTAAAGGGCTCAAAAATAATAAAACTTAAAGGGCCGCACATGTTAAAAGTAGATTTGAATATGCAGAAGATGATATTTAATGTAGGAATACCTTCAGGACTTGAGTCCCTTGTATTCAACGGAGGAAAGCTCATAACGCAGATTTTTATAGTTTATATGGGTACAGCGGCCATAGCAGCAAACTATATCGCAAACTCCATAACAACGCTTATTAATATTCCCGGCGCTGCACTAAGCATCGCCGCGACTACCCTGGTCGGACAGAATATGGGAAGGGGAGACCCCAAGAATGCTGAGGATCTTATGGTATATCTGACGAAGCTCTCATCGGCATGCCTTCTTGTGGTGTGCTTTTTGTCAATACCTCTTACAAGGGCCTTTTGCCTTCTGTATACAAGAAGCGAGGATGTTTTGAAAATGGCTGTAAATATTACAAGGCAATGGGATATAGTTACTCCCGCTTTGTGGTCCATAGCATTCGTGCTGCCGGCAGGGTTAAAGGGTGCCGGTGATGCCACATATACCCTGGTTACATCGTTTATAGGCATGTGGATTTTCAGGATAACATTGGGATACATACTGGGAATTCCTTTTAAACTTGGAGTTGCAGGAATATGGATAGGCATGTACGTCGATTGGGCGGTACGGGGTATACTTTACTGGGCAAGGCTGAAGAAAGGGAAATGGAAAAACAATGTTGTTATTGATATTCACGCTTAA